The following coding sequences lie in one Corynebacterium anserum genomic window:
- a CDS encoding LGFP repeat-containing protein yields the protein MAINVSNTRRAALALASGAALLLGAAACSDAKEAANDATSAAGSAANEATSAAGSAANEASSAANSAASEATSSNEAEGSEGKDKLPAEIQTLWDNEGGETGALGALKNVENNDKGTLATFDKGWVANSKEHGAVKLIGKIGETWVNGGGLDNKVGLPTAPEQGDTAQGWTQTFEHGTIKWARGENGEYTDTIDMK from the coding sequence ATGGCTATTAACGTCTCTAATACTCGTCGCGCTGCATTGGCTCTTGCTTCCGGCGCTGCCTTGCTGCTGGGTGCTGCCGCTTGCTCTGACGCCAAGGAAGCCGCAAACGACGCTACCTCCGCCGCCGGTTCTGCAGCTAACGAGGCAACCTCGGCCGCTGGTTCCGCTGCCAACGAGGCCTCTTCGGCTGCTAACTCTGCCGCTAGCGAGGCTACCTCCTCCAACGAAGCTGAAGGTTCCGAGGGCAAGGACAAGCTGCCAGCTGAGATCCAGACCTTGTGGGATAACGAAGGCGGAGAGACCGGTGCACTGGGTGCCTTGAAGAACGTTGAAAATAACGACAAGGGCACACTGGCAACATTCGACAAGGGTTGGGTTGCTAACTCTAAGGAGCATGGCGCAGTGAAGCTCATCGGTAAGATCGGTGAGACCTGGGTCAATGGTGGTGGCCTGGATAACAAGGTTGGTCTTCCAACTGCTCCAGAGCAGGGCGACACTGCTCAGGGCTGGACTCAGACCTTCGAACACGGAACTATCAAGTGGGCTCGTGGTGAAAACGGTGAATACACCGACACCATTGACATGAAGTAA
- a CDS encoding LysR family transcriptional regulator substrate-binding protein, whose amino-acid sequence MSPQFLRVVFSPGVQPDKWFARFDERVPGWRVAGAAADDPLKYVDRGVADLALVRLGAADVDKYVFHQVVLYEEQVGVAAPKDHPIKVMDRVRHAELEGEMEIYTTPLSGEVDSTQVREALQVVEANVGVAIAPRPLLRAINQPGVVHRDLLDATSVGRTRVAAVWKIDRDDDFVQDFVGICRGRKARSSRQQNTSSNGKRQQK is encoded by the coding sequence ATGTCTCCCCAATTCTTGCGCGTGGTTTTTAGTCCCGGTGTGCAGCCGGATAAGTGGTTTGCTCGCTTTGATGAGCGTGTACCAGGGTGGCGTGTGGCTGGAGCAGCGGCGGATGACCCATTGAAATATGTAGACAGGGGAGTGGCCGATCTCGCATTAGTGCGCTTGGGTGCGGCCGATGTCGATAAGTACGTGTTCCACCAGGTAGTGCTCTATGAGGAACAGGTAGGCGTCGCTGCTCCAAAAGATCACCCAATTAAGGTGATGGATCGCGTACGTCACGCGGAATTGGAAGGGGAGATGGAAATATATACGACCCCGTTAAGCGGTGAGGTCGATTCCACACAGGTTCGCGAAGCGCTTCAGGTGGTAGAGGCCAATGTGGGTGTGGCTATTGCTCCCCGGCCTCTTCTCCGAGCTATTAATCAGCCTGGCGTGGTGCACCGTGATCTTCTCGACGCCACGTCTGTCGGCCGTACGCGAGTCGCGGCAGTGTGGAAAATCGACCGAGACGACGATTTCGTTCAAGATTTTGTAGGAATTTGCCGTGGGCGCAAAGCTCGTAGCTCCAGGCAACAAAACACCAGTTCGAACGGTAAAAGACAACAAAAGTAG
- a CDS encoding DUF5997 family protein yields MKPLTAAKKLGIHLPATPQEFQDTALTHDAFVELQNNPPEWLQKLRREGPHPRPEVARKLGITISALKKHDMDKALTTAEIKELLENQPAWLSTSRRQHAEERERQLKTKDNGESAS; encoded by the coding sequence ATGAAGCCCCTCACCGCAGCGAAGAAATTGGGGATCCATCTGCCTGCAACCCCGCAGGAGTTTCAGGACACTGCACTGACCCATGATGCCTTTGTCGAACTGCAGAATAACCCGCCTGAATGGTTGCAAAAGCTGCGACGCGAAGGACCACATCCTCGTCCAGAGGTCGCCCGCAAATTAGGTATCACCATCAGTGCCCTCAAGAAGCACGACATGGATAAAGCTCTGACCACGGCAGAGATTAAAGAACTTTTAGAGAATCAACCCGCTTGGCTCAGCACCTCGCGTCGACAGCACGCTGAAGAACGCGAGCGCCAGCTGAAGACAAAAGACAACGGGGAAAGCGCTAGCTGA